The region AAACACATCAGCTTTCCATATACACAAAAGTCCACCACCATTGTTATGAGCTGGAGAGAATGCCCAATCAAAATTATCTTCCCCCCATAATTGTTTGCATAGTCTCAAGTCTACTGTGTTgatttttatttcctgaaagcAAGCAAGATCTACACCTTCTTGACCAAGTAAATTCCTTATTGCTCTTCTTTTCGCTTTGCTTCCAATTCCCCTCACATTATAGCTAAGGACCTTCATTGATCACCCATGTTTTTCCCTTCATTTGCAACTGCCATTTTAGAATATCTGTTTTCCAAATCAACAAGTCTACTTATAATTTCTTCTTCGTTTCCAGAATGTGACATCCCTAGTTCTTTGCCCAGCCTCCACAGATTCCTCGCCTCAGTTTCAGAAATTTTCACCCAGAAAGCTCTGTTGCAGTTCTCAATAGCCGAGTCAGAAAGGGAGCTGCAAGTAGAATACATTCTGTTTCGAAACTCCTTCCTTAGCTTCACCGAATTTGTAGTCCCATGATAGTTCTGCAAACTAGAAGCATGCGAGCAGCTCTGTCTTTGAATTGGCACACTTGGTGGAATAGAAGAAGAGTGTTCCAGAAACTCATTTTTAAGTTGAAGATGTAAAGCTGTAGAAGGTACCTCATTTGTCTCGTGAGAAGGCAAGGCTTTATCATCAGATTGAATAAATAGAGAATGACACTTATTGGGTCCCACATAACCCTCATCCTCTGGGCTTTTATTTCCATCAGAATTAAATGTTGTCTCCACTTGAGGGCTCATTAAGACATTTATTCCCTGTTGGTGACTTAAAGGCATTTGTTCAAAAGTTTCTGCACTAGGATCCGCACGTGCCTTTGGGCTTTCAAGAGGCCCAACAACGTTGTTTAAAGAGTCAACGTTCTCTCTTGTTGCGGTGCTATGGTTCAATTACTTCAATAGATTAAAAGTAGTGATATTGACTTGGTTACCAAAAGAGTTGTTATGTTCCTCTATCAGATTAAAAGTAGGTTGTTGGGTCCCTTTCTTTCTCTGACTTCTATCTCTCTGCTCTTCAATTGGCTCTATGTCTGCAAGATTTTCTATCACATTAAATGCCTCCAACGTAGGTTACTGGCCGCCCCCTGACAACCAACAGCTACTGACGTAGCCTCAACCCTACTCCCGGTCTCTTGCCCATGCTCCGCCGCCGTCCCCGTTGAGTTTCGTTGTTCCTTCCGatcaaaacccagatctgcTCCCTCTTCCGGTTCAGAGGAGTCAAGGGACTCAAGGTCGATATCACCTTGTGACCAGCAAGAGGAATCGACGTTTTCTTCTTGGTTATGGTTATGGCAGGAGCAGAAGCCATCAAAGATCACCTGTTGTTCTTCTTGGAATCGGACCCCATACTCCTTACCGTTCAGGTTAAGTTTTTTGAACCAAGAAATAGGATTCTCAGAGGTTGTTCGTACCTTGAGCCTAGCAAATTCCAGCCGTTTGAAAGAGCTTGTAGCCTCATCAAGACCAACCAGCGTTCCAAATTCTGAGACTAGCAAGTTGAAACATTCCATGTTCCAAAAGTGAAGAGGGATTCCAGTACATCTTACCCTGGAGATCCTGAAATCAGAGTAAATATGGGGGCTCCAGGGATTTAGCTCTTCAAACATATCTCCTATCCAGCCTTCCTTGTCCTTTAAAACCTCCTTCAGtgcttcatcatcatcatcagtcaAAAGAACCAGATAATCTCCCAAATATCTCACCTTCACTGCTTTGTCCCCCTCTAGAAAGAAGTTATCTTGGATGGTATTCAAGCTCTCCAAGTCTTTTAACTTCCCTACCCAGCTATTCTCCAGCCATTTTTCCACCTTTCCTTCCACCTTCATGCCCTTGACTTGCCAACAACGGTCTGACAGTAGAGGGATTTTGCCTTGAGTTTCTTCTACAATCTTTCTCTCTGATGTCGACTTGAGGCCTttaagaagcacctctttgaaGGGCAGTGGATCCTTCTCGCCTTGCTGGTTTCTCCCCATGACAACACCCTTGGGTTCTGCTCTAGGCCCCTCAGCAGTTGGTTCAAAGCCCTTACGAGGTTTCATCACAGGTTGCTTGCTGAAACGTGGAATATTGACGAACAATTTCTTCCCTCCAATGTAGGCTCGATCCAGTTTCTCCGCTAACAAAGATGGTTCCTTGACATTCTGGAATCGAACAAACCCAAATCTGTTGCCAAGCTTATCTCTTTTCTTTGGGATGAAGACCTCCCAAACCTTTCCCCAATCCTCAAAGAACCTCCACATCTCATGTTCCCCATGACTCTCTGGAAAGTGAGaaaagaagaatgaagaaaTAACACCCTTTGTCATCTGGTGTCTCCctctcaccctcaccctcaccctcacccatcCTTCTTCCGTTGTGTCCCTCCCCAgttttctctctctccctctctctctctctacctctctctctcacatGCTTGTATGCTCAAGAGTGAAACTGAAAACCGTCCTCAGCTAACTATTGACACGCTCCTAACACTTTTTCTGTATATTCTCATTCCTTTTCTGTTCCTCTTCAGTCTTCATTAACAGGTTTTACCATGTATTTgctatgagtaatgatatatacacacctcatctttgaaacacttcatttccacctctttttatttctatctctctcttcttatcatctatcacatctaatactttctctctcttactttttcttttcttcctatctctctcttcattctacCTCTCTCCACCTCGTGAAGATAACATTATTGATTTGCTATCTTTAATTTCCTAAACCATTATTAAAGGGACGTGAAATGATGTTTGAGTTCCCACTCATCTCTTTGTTTATTAGATAAATGCAACACAAGTTTGGATGGGACCTTATCCTAATTTTTTTGTAAGTGTTATCAAATACAAAACAGAATACCAACAACAACAAGGGTCTTGCTGGTCTAGTGCTAAGTTAAGGGAGTTAAAAAAGTTACCCATGGGTGATTTCAAGAGTAAAGTTATCATTTATGAGTGTGAAAGTGCAAAGTCCAATTACCTTAATACTACATTTTGAACTAGATCATACTTATATTTGTAGTCATCACTCTTTCGGGCCTACAACATAATACACATTCCCAAACAAACCGGTCAATGACAAAATGGCGCCACAAATTGCTGGTGTATGGTGTCTGCTACTATTTCAAGCTACAACAATATTTTTTACGAAAAAAATAGAGTACATAATTAGAATGTACCATATGAAGTAGAAAACATTTGGACCAGTTAGATTGCTCGATCTGCTACTTCTGTAACTTGCTTTGGCAGTAATTTTTAGAGCATTACAAATACAAACTATATATCAAATTAGTGATAAGATGCGCACATGCAATTAGATGGATATGGACAAAAATGTTCCTCATGTACGACCAAGAATCTTATTCTTGAAGAAATTAAGCTTTGGATTCATTAGATTCACACTGTTACTGGGA is a window of Lotus japonicus ecotype B-129 chromosome 5, LjGifu_v1.2 DNA encoding:
- the LOC130719847 gene encoding uncharacterized protein LOC130719847; this translates as MTKGVISSFFFSHFPESHGEHEMWRFFEDWGKVWEVFIPKKRDKLGNRFGFVRFQNVKEPSLLAEKLDRAYIGGKKLFVNIPRFSKQPVMKPRKGFEPTAEGPRAEPKGVVMGRNQQGEKDPLPFKEVLLKGLKSTSERKIVEETQGKIPLLSDRCWQVKGMKVEGKVEKWLENSWVGKLKDLESLNTIQDNFFLEGDKAVKVRYLGDYLVLLTDDDDEALKEVLKDKEGWIGDMFEELNPWSPHIYSDFRISRVRCTGIPLHFWNMECFNLLVSEFGTLVGLDEATSSFKRLEFARLKVRTTSENPISWFKKLNLNGKEYGVRFQEEQQVIFDGFCSCHNHNQEENVDSSCWSQGDIDLESLDSSEPEEGADLGFDRKEQRNSTGTAAEHGQETGSRVEATSVAVGCQGAASNLRWRHLM